One genomic window of Candidatus Oleimmundimicrobium sp. includes the following:
- a CDS encoding NDP-sugar synthase: MKAVILVGGQGTRLRPLTHTIPKAMLPLLNIPFLKYVFELLKRHGIQEIILSTGNFLDIFENYFGDGTKHDLKIRYVKEDEPLGTAGAIKNVEKYLDDDFFIVLNGDILTDLNITKLVEYHQSKKALATLALASVEDPTSYGLVPIDSKGKVVDFLEKPGWDKVVTNFINAGTYVFKSEVLNFIPEGMNYSFEKGVFPKMVEKEEKIYGFPSNAYWLDIGTPQKYLKAHHDILERQIKFNFKGKQVKPKVWIGKNCKISAEANIFGPVVIGDNCQIEANATIFGYTTIGDNCMIGSGATIGESIFFKACKVGSSSIIKKSILCNGIELGVKVNVEDMAIAEEEKISLVDSSYNLAKKERLNDRT, encoded by the coding sequence GTGAAAGCTGTCATTTTAGTTGGAGGCCAAGGAACCCGGTTAAGACCCCTTACACATACAATTCCCAAAGCGATGCTTCCTCTTTTAAACATCCCATTTCTTAAATATGTGTTTGAACTGCTTAAAAGGCATGGTATTCAGGAGATTATTTTAAGCACGGGGAATTTTTTAGACATATTTGAGAATTATTTCGGTGATGGAACAAAACATGATTTAAAAATTAGATATGTTAAAGAAGACGAACCTCTGGGAACAGCGGGGGCAATTAAAAATGTAGAAAAATATCTCGATGACGATTTTTTTATTGTTTTAAATGGCGACATTTTAACGGATTTAAATATTACAAAGCTTGTTGAATACCATCAGTCAAAAAAGGCATTAGCAACTTTAGCTCTTGCTTCTGTTGAAGATCCCACATCTTATGGCCTTGTTCCAATAGACAGCAAGGGCAAAGTAGTTGATTTTTTAGAGAAGCCTGGTTGGGATAAGGTGGTAACAAACTTTATAAACGCGGGCACCTATGTTTTCAAATCAGAAGTTTTAAATTTTATCCCAGAAGGCATGAATTACTCTTTTGAAAAGGGAGTTTTTCCTAAAATGGTTGAGAAAGAGGAAAAAATATACGGTTTTCCCTCCAATGCTTATTGGCTTGATATAGGAACGCCTCAAAAATATCTTAAAGCTCATCATGATATTCTTGAAAGGCAGATTAAATTTAATTTTAAAGGTAAGCAGGTAAAACCAAAAGTTTGGATTGGCAAAAATTGCAAGATTAGTGCGGAAGCCAATATTTTTGGCCCTGTTGTTATAGGAGATAATTGTCAAATTGAAGCTAATGCCACAATTTTTGGCTATACGACAATTGGTGATAACTGTATGATTGGTTCAGGCGCGACAATAGGCGAATCGATATTTTTTAAAGCGTGTAAAGTGGGTAGCTCTTCGATTATCAAGAAAAGTATTTTATGTAATGGGATTGAGCTTGGAGTTAAAGTTAACGTAGAGGATATGGCGATTGCGGAAGAGGAAAAAATAAGTCTGGTTGATTCTTCTTATAATTTGGCAAAAAAGGAGAGATTGAATG
- a CDS encoding LCP family protein, which yields MGKHLRKRRQENTSDYGIVEYKKNSRHIIPKILLILFILFLASAAACYAYVKNLEQNMNSTNGNNGLEKILTESKNQEPVNILLLGNDTRGDDQGRADTIIVMRFNPQTKKVILISIPRDFRVKIPGHSYNKINAAYMLGGAELMINTVEEFTGIDMHHYVMVDFKGFKETVDVLGGVEVYVEKRMRDSSIKLSLNPGYHKLDGETALKYVRFRHDVLGDFGRIERQQKFIKAILSESMRIKSIFKVPELASIVAENTRSDMSISEMISLGKRLSVLKGDDLDGIMLPGTPEIRNGVSYVIPNEKEIDKIIYRVQNDLPLDGELPAEFIENDDITLDIRNGCESAGIAHKLADRLKVKDFQVKNIGNADKANYDKTLIIYGSNAKNKVDKVGAYLPFAKTLKDTGQYNFSTDILIIIGKDYIDNE from the coding sequence TTGGGGAAGCATTTAAGAAAAAGAAGACAAGAAAATACATCGGATTATGGGATTGTTGAGTATAAAAAGAATTCTCGGCATATTATTCCTAAAATATTATTAATACTTTTTATCCTTTTTTTAGCTAGTGCCGCTGCCTGTTATGCTTACGTGAAAAATTTAGAACAAAACATGAATTCCACCAACGGAAACAATGGTTTAGAAAAGATACTTACTGAATCAAAAAATCAAGAACCTGTAAATATCCTGCTTTTAGGAAACGATACTCGAGGGGATGACCAAGGAAGAGCCGATACAATAATTGTGATGAGGTTCAACCCTCAAACAAAAAAAGTCATTTTAATTTCAATTCCGAGAGATTTCAGAGTTAAAATACCCGGTCATTCTTATAACAAGATAAATGCAGCTTACATGTTGGGCGGAGCGGAGCTCATGATTAACACTGTAGAAGAATTTACCGGTATTGATATGCACCACTATGTCATGGTTGATTTTAAAGGATTTAAAGAAACTGTTGATGTATTAGGCGGGGTAGAAGTTTATGTTGAAAAACGTATGAGGGACTCTTCAATTAAGCTATCGCTTAATCCCGGTTATCATAAACTTGACGGAGAAACTGCCCTTAAATATGTGAGGTTTCGTCACGATGTTTTAGGTGATTTTGGAAGAATTGAAAGACAACAGAAGTTTATAAAGGCTATTTTGAGTGAATCCATGAGAATAAAATCTATTTTTAAAGTACCTGAGCTGGCAAGTATTGTTGCCGAAAACACCAGAAGCGATATGAGTATAAGTGAAATGATATCCCTGGGGAAACGGCTAAGTGTGTTGAAAGGTGATGATCTTGATGGGATTATGCTTCCAGGGACACCTGAAATTAGAAACGGAGTAAGTTATGTTATTCCAAATGAAAAAGAAATAGATAAAATTATTTATCGTGTTCAAAATGATCTTCCTTTGGATGGTGAACTACCGGCGGAATTTATTGAAAATGATGATATTACTTTAGATATAAGAAATGGATGCGAGAGTGCGGGAATAGCCCACAAGCTTGCAGACAGATTAAAAGTAAAAGATTTTCAAGTAAAAAATATAGGTAACGCGGATAAGGCCAATTACGATAAGACACTTATAATATATGGTTCAAACGCGAAAAATAAAGTTGATAAAGTTGGTGCTTACTTGCCGTTTGCTAAGACGTTAAAAGACACTGGCCAATACAATTTTTCTACCGATATTCTCATAATTATCGGCAAAGACTATATTGATAACGAGTAA